The nucleotide sequence TCGATGAGAATCCCTATACAACCTTGGGCGAAGATACCCAATTCGAAGGTACCCTTCGTTTCAAGGATGGGCTTAAGATCGAAGGGAAATTCAACGGAGACATCTCGTCCGAGGGGATTCTGATTATTGGAAAAACCGGTCACGTGACGGCCGAAATTGCGGTTGGCAGTATAATTGTCGAGGGAAAAGTTACGGGCAACATCGTTGCCAACGAACTGGTGGAATTGCGCAGTTCCGCTGAATTGAGGGGCGATATTACCGCCGCCAAGCTGAAAATCGAAGAGGGCGTCATCTTCGTCGGCAAATCCGATGTTCAACCGAACAATAAAGCTAAGACGTCAGCCCCTGCCGGCGGAGGCGGAGGAGCGCCCAAACCACCCGTTAAACCGGACGACAAATCGCAATCGCCCCAACAACAAGAAGACAAAAAGGGCAAATAATCCATCGTTTTCCGGTTGGGAACTTTTTTTAATCGAACCATCATTCCGTCTCCCTTCGGTGAGAAGGGAGACGTTTTATTTTTTAAGCAAGTCTTTCCGCCGATTTTACTATTCATCAACCGCCGTCATTCGATGCCACGAAATTCCATTTCTATTTATTAGGTGACAAAATGCCCCAATCCCCCTTGCGAATTTCTCTCGCTCAAATTCCAACACCTATCGAGCCGCTGCCAAAATTAAGCCGCGAATTCGGCGCCGATCTTCGCGTAAAAAGAGACGATTTGACGGGATCGGCGCTATCAGGAAACAAAGTCCGCAAGCTCGAATATTTACTGGCCGACGCCCTCAATAAAGGATGCGATTCCATCATCACCTGCGGCGCCGTCGCTTCCAACCATGCCCGCGCCGCCGTCATCGCCGCGCGTAAAATCGGATTGGATTCTCTGCTCATCCTGGCGGGCGACGAACCGAAGGCGGCGGAGGGCAACCTGCAACTCGATCTGCTGGCGGGCGCGCAAGTTCGTTATATTTCGAAAGAGGAATATTCCAACCGCATTGACAATATTCTTCAGCAAGCGGCGGATCAGTGGAAAGCGGAAGGACGAAATCCCTACGTCATTCCTACCGGCGGCTCCAATTCCGTCGGTTTGATGGGCTACGTCCAAGCGGCGGCGGAAATTGACGAACAATGCGCCGAACAGCAATGGAATCCGGATTTCCTTGTCTGCGCCGTCGGTTCCGGCGGAACGTATGCGGGATTGCTGCTGGGGACCCTTTTGCGGAGAATACAAACCAAGGTTCTCGGAATTCTCGTCTGCGGAACAGTGGAGCATTTCCGAGAAAAGGTTTTGCGCGATATTCGAGGTTCCATTGAAAAATACCAATTGGAAACGAATGTGGATGAAAGTTCCATCCATTTAGTTGATGGTTATATCGGCGGCGGCTATGCCGTCACGAATTCGCAGCAACTGCGGTTAATCCGCCACATCGCCCAACAAGAAGCGCTGATTCTGGATCCCGTCTATACAGGCAAGGCATTTTGCGGCCTTCTCGGAGAAATCGAGAAGGGAGACATTCCTCAAGGGGCGAAGGTCTTGTTCATCCACACCGGCGGCGTCTTCGGCCTCTCCGCCTATTCCGAAACGATGACGAAGGAATGGGGATCGCTAGCAGTATGGCCGGATAGTTTATAAAACGAAGTCTCAACGCTTAAGGATAATTATTCCCTAAAAGAATTAGCCTCAAACGATTTGATGAGTAGGAGGCGATAGCATGTTGATTCAACAGATTCAAATGAAAAATTTCCTTTCTTTTGGCCCAGAGAGCGAAGCCATTCCTCTTAGACCATTGAATTTGATTGTTGGTCCGAATGGTTCCGGCAAATCCAATCTGATAGAAGCTATCGCATTAATGC is from Candidatus Omnitrophota bacterium and encodes:
- a CDS encoding D-cysteine desulfhydrase family protein, which codes for MPQSPLRISLAQIPTPIEPLPKLSREFGADLRVKRDDLTGSALSGNKVRKLEYLLADALNKGCDSIITCGAVASNHARAAVIAARKIGLDSLLILAGDEPKAAEGNLQLDLLAGAQVRYISKEEYSNRIDNILQQAADQWKAEGRNPYVIPTGGSNSVGLMGYVQAAAEIDEQCAEQQWNPDFLVCAVGSGGTYAGLLLGTLLRRIQTKVLGILVCGTVEHFREKVLRDIRGSIEKYQLETNVDESSIHLVDGYIGGGYAVTNSQQLRLIRHIAQQEALILDPVYTGKAFCGLLGEIEKGDIPQGAKVLFIHTGGVFGLSAYSETMTKEWGSLAVWPDSL
- a CDS encoding polymer-forming cytoskeletal protein — translated: MAVDILRNERSGQPSSQPQSPPAAPPKRFDENPYTTLGEDTQFEGTLRFKDGLKIEGKFNGDISSEGILIIGKTGHVTAEIAVGSIIVEGKVTGNIVANELVELRSSAELRGDITAAKLKIEEGVIFVGKSDVQPNNKAKTSAPAGGGGGAPKPPVKPDDKSQSPQQQEDKKGK